In one window of Phycisphaerae bacterium DNA:
- a CDS encoding RimK-like protein, translating into MSFEVLLLTSLYDFSADMVVLRLKDLEISCARVNREDLPNYRFTVDPVKPSLSVVRNGELLGTSKSLRAIWFRQPVFLRNTPPNPLSSEDQLLRSQWSAFLRALSIFEGIRWMNWPQATYLAESKPYQLMVAWQCGFKVPSTLVGNDCEQFKKQLANPVIVKSLDTVLIREGNDCLFTYTTECDVNELTDESIASAPLIVQQCIEPKVDCRITVVGDHVWAVRILEDGIPVKGDWRKVPKERLQYIDFDLPLEVKESCKNLVRKLGLAFGAIDLLETGDDFVFLEINPTGEWGWLNSDKRCIDLAVAEWLARGNS; encoded by the coding sequence ATGAGCTTTGAAGTTTTATTACTTACAAGCTTATATGATTTTTCCGCTGACATGGTTGTTCTCAGGCTGAAGGATTTAGAAATCAGTTGTGCACGTGTAAACCGTGAAGATTTACCTAATTATCGGTTTACAGTTGATCCAGTTAAGCCATCGTTATCGGTTGTGCGAAATGGGGAGCTTCTAGGAACATCCAAATCCCTCAGAGCCATCTGGTTTCGTCAACCTGTATTTCTCCGCAACACCCCACCCAATCCTCTATCGTCAGAAGACCAATTACTACGGTCTCAGTGGAGTGCTTTTCTGAGAGCGCTCAGTATATTTGAGGGTATTCGATGGATGAATTGGCCACAAGCAACATATCTAGCTGAGAGTAAGCCTTATCAGTTGATGGTTGCTTGGCAGTGTGGTTTTAAAGTGCCTTCTACTTTGGTAGGTAACGATTGCGAACAGTTTAAAAAGCAGTTGGCTAATCCAGTGATAGTGAAGTCACTAGATACGGTACTAATACGTGAGGGAAACGATTGTCTTTTTACATATACTACGGAATGTGATGTGAACGAATTGACCGATGAATCAATTGCCTCTGCGCCTTTAATTGTTCAGCAGTGTATTGAGCCAAAAGTCGATTGTCGCATTACGGTGGTTGGTGATCATGTCTGGGCAGTAAGAATTTTGGAAGACGGGATACCTGTTAAAGGTGATTGGCGCAAGGTGCCAAAAGAAAGATTGCAGTATATAGATTTTGACTTGCCGTTAGAAGTTAAGGAATCATGCAAAAATCTAGTGAGAAAATTGGGATTAGCCTTTGGAGCCATAGACCTGCTCGAAACAGGTGATGATTTTGTATTCCTTGAAATCAATCCAACAGGCGAGTGGGGATGGTTGAATAGTGACAAAAGGTGTATTGATTTGGCAGTGGCGGAATGGCTCGCACGAGGTAACTCATGA